One Streptomyces coeruleorubidus DNA segment encodes these proteins:
- a CDS encoding nicotinamide mononucleotide transporter family protein, giving the protein MNSLNSEAFVLFDQHILWSDMIGNLFGLAALALGWRRSIWTWPVQFLAGLILFGAFFGHLTGSAGKQAVVMAVALYGWWQWNRGRSQAEDGHIAVRFATWRERGAMIAAAAAGTVAVALLFKAYPTLSWDPWPDAYIFVGTIVAMYAQARGMVEFWFAWLLVDLVGVPLNFANGYAFSGFVYVIYGGLVLWGLRDWWLRSRAAVQPALEGAPA; this is encoded by the coding sequence GTGAACTCGCTGAACTCCGAGGCCTTCGTCCTCTTCGACCAGCACATCCTCTGGTCGGACATGATCGGCAACCTCTTCGGCCTGGCAGCCCTCGCCCTCGGCTGGCGGCGCTCCATTTGGACGTGGCCCGTGCAGTTCCTGGCCGGCCTGATCCTCTTCGGGGCCTTCTTCGGTCATCTGACCGGCAGCGCGGGCAAGCAGGCGGTCGTCATGGCCGTCGCGCTGTACGGCTGGTGGCAGTGGAACCGCGGCAGGAGCCAGGCGGAGGACGGCCACATCGCCGTACGGTTCGCCACCTGGCGCGAACGCGGAGCGATGATCGCCGCGGCCGCCGCGGGTACGGTCGCGGTGGCGCTCCTCTTCAAGGCGTACCCGACCCTGTCCTGGGACCCCTGGCCGGACGCGTACATCTTCGTCGGCACCATCGTCGCGATGTACGCCCAGGCCCGCGGCATGGTCGAGTTCTGGTTCGCCTGGCTGCTCGTCGACCTCGTCGGCGTGCCCCTCAACTTCGCCAACGGTTACGCCTTCTCCGGCTTCGTCTACGTCATCTACGGCGGGCTCGTCCTGTGGGGCCTGCGCGACTGGTGGCTGCGCTCCCGCGCGGCAGTGCAGCCCGCCCTGGAAGGAGCGCCGGCATGA
- a CDS encoding riboflavin synthase, which produces MFTGIVEELGEVTAVETLDDACRFRLRGPVVTQGAKHGDSIAVNGVCLTVVDHEGDEFTADVMAETLNRSSLGALKAGSRVNLERPMAVGERLGGHIVQGHVDGTGEILERKPSDNWEIVKISLPADLTRYVVEKGSITVDGISLTVVDAGPDYFTVSLIPTTLALTTLGHKQPGDPVNLEVDVIAKYVERMLGDRAQGAAK; this is translated from the coding sequence GTGTTCACCGGAATCGTCGAAGAGCTGGGCGAGGTCACCGCCGTCGAGACCCTCGACGACGCCTGTCGCTTCCGCCTGCGAGGCCCCGTCGTCACCCAGGGCGCGAAACACGGCGACTCCATCGCGGTCAACGGCGTCTGCCTCACGGTCGTCGACCACGAGGGCGACGAGTTCACCGCCGACGTGATGGCCGAGACCCTCAACCGCTCCAGCCTCGGCGCGCTCAAGGCCGGCTCCCGCGTCAACCTCGAACGCCCCATGGCCGTCGGCGAACGCCTCGGCGGGCACATCGTGCAGGGCCACGTGGACGGCACCGGCGAGATCCTGGAACGCAAGCCGTCCGACAACTGGGAGATCGTGAAGATCTCCCTGCCCGCGGACCTCACCCGGTACGTCGTCGAGAAGGGCTCCATCACCGTCGACGGCATCAGCCTCACCGTCGTCGACGCCGGCCCCGACTACTTCACCGTCAGCCTCATCCCCACCACCCTCGCCCTGACCACGCTCGGCCACAAGCAGCCCGGCGACCCGGTCAACCTCGAGGTGGACGTCATCGCCAAGTACGTCGAGCGGATGCTGGGCGACCGTGCGCAAGGGGCGGCCAAGTGA
- a CDS encoding RNA polymerase sigma-70 factor, which translates to MTTTLADEFETHRPRLFSLAYRLLGSAEEAEDAVQDAYLRFSGADRTGIEHPAAWLAKVVTNLCLNRLTSARARRERYVGTWLPEPVVTADDTLGPLESAEQRDAVSMAMLVLLERLTPAERAVYVLREAFGYGHREIAGVLDLGEANCRQLYRRAVRRVGEPQARFEAASERQEELVTSFITAARDGDLAGLEKLLAADATWWSDGGGKVTAARWPIEGGLKVARFVAGGGPKFAVGLEFTVTEVNGATGLASWAGDTLVGLAAFEVRDGLVVGVRAVVNPEKLAFARRQLTRR; encoded by the coding sequence ATGACCACCACGCTCGCCGACGAGTTCGAGACCCACCGGCCCCGGCTGTTCTCGCTCGCCTACCGGCTGCTGGGCTCCGCCGAGGAGGCGGAGGACGCGGTCCAGGACGCGTATCTGCGCTTCAGCGGGGCGGACCGTACGGGGATCGAGCATCCGGCGGCCTGGCTCGCCAAGGTCGTCACCAACCTCTGCCTGAACCGGCTGACCTCCGCCCGGGCCCGGCGCGAGCGGTACGTCGGGACCTGGCTGCCCGAGCCGGTGGTGACCGCGGACGACACGCTCGGCCCGCTGGAGTCGGCCGAGCAGCGGGACGCCGTGTCGATGGCGATGCTGGTGCTGCTGGAGCGGCTCACGCCGGCCGAGCGGGCGGTGTACGTGCTGCGGGAGGCGTTCGGGTACGGGCACCGGGAGATCGCCGGGGTGCTGGATCTGGGCGAGGCCAACTGCCGCCAGCTGTACCGGCGGGCCGTGCGGCGGGTGGGCGAGCCGCAGGCCCGGTTCGAGGCCGCGTCCGAGCGGCAGGAGGAGCTCGTCACGTCGTTCATCACGGCGGCCCGCGACGGCGACCTGGCCGGGCTGGAGAAGCTGCTCGCGGCCGACGCCACCTGGTGGAGCGACGGGGGCGGGAAGGTCACCGCGGCCCGGTGGCCGATCGAGGGCGGGCTCAAGGTCGCCCGGTTCGTGGCGGGCGGGGGCCCGAAGTTCGCGGTGGGCCTGGAGTTCACCGTCACGGAGGTCAACGGTGCGACGGGGCTTGCCAGCTGGGCGGGCGACACGCTCGTCGGCCTGGCGGCGTTCGAGGTGCGCGACGGGCTGGTCGTGGGGGTGCGGGCCGTGGTCAACCCGGAGAAGCTGGCGTTCGCACGGCGTCAGCTCACTCGGCGGTAG